The Abditibacteriaceae bacterium sequence TCAATGGCGTGAACCGTTTGGTGTTCTGCGGCGTGCGTCCCCGCAATCGGCGACAGGCGCATGAACAGCAAAAACAGCAAGCCTTCTGCGCCAGTCACGAGAAGATTGAACGTGTTGCTATTATCGGAGGCCATTCCGATTCGTCCTGAATAAAACATCGCGCCCCATTCGGGCCGAATCGCCGTCAGCAGGAACAACATCACCAGATGCGCGCTGAACAAAAACGCGAACATCGAAAAGCCGGACAAAACGAGACCAAGCGGCGGCGCTCCGGCAGAAACGTGGCCTGTCGTGAGCCAGACGCCCAGAGGCGTCGCCATGCCGCCAACGCTCGGCGGGCGAACCGCGCCGCCCAAAGCCGCGACTGCATCGGAGCGCGAAATCATGCCTCGATAGTTGCCGCTTTCGTCGATGACCGGCAACGCATCGCAATCGTAACGATCCAGAGTCAACAGCACGTTGGGGAGCGAAAAGAGCGACGGCACAAAACCGTTATCGATTCGCATTACATCGCGCGCGCGCAGTTCGCTGACGCCGCGCGCATCTGCGGATAAAGTCCGGTCGCTTTCAACTGTGCTCGGCGAATTATCGAACGGCGAAACCGCAACGGGCCGCGCAGATGCGACTTGCTGCGCCGCGACAGCCGGAAGCACAACCGACGATAAATCGCGCTCGAAGACAATTCCGATAACGCGCGACGTATTGCCGATTTTCCCATCGAGCCCCAATTCGCCTTCGACAACCGGAATTGCGCTGTACTGCGACTCACGCAGATTTTCGGCGACGAGACCAAGTGAATCGTCGGCGCGCGCGACCGGCGTATCACGGCAAAGCTGTCCGGCACGAACAAAGGGCATAAGAAAGAGTACGGTCGAATTCGACCGTACTTACGAAATAACTTCTAATCCGCCGAGATACGGGCGCAACACGGTTGGTACCGTAATTGTGCCGTCGGCGTTCTGGTAATTTTCGAGGATTGCAGCAAAGGTGCGACCGACTGCAAGGCCCGAACCGTTGAGCGTATGCACGAAGTCGGGCTTGCCAGGTTTCCCATTTTCACCCGCTGTGCGATAGCGAATGCTCGCGCGGCGCGCCTGAAACGCTTCAAAGTTGGAGCACGACGAGATTTCGCGGTAGGTATTCTGCGACGGCAGCCACACTTCGACATCGAAAGTCTTGGACGAAGCAAACGTCAAGTCGCCGGTGCATAATTCGACGGTGCGGTAGGGCAGTTCCAGTAGTTCCAGAATCGTTTCGGCGTCGCGGCGCAGTTTATCGAGTTCGGCGTAGGAATTTTCGGGCGTGGTGAATTTCACCAATTCGACTTTATTGAACTGATGCACGCGCAAAACGCCGCGCGTGTCGCGTCCGGCGGCGCCGGCTTCGCGGCGGAAACACGCCGAATATGCCGCGTATTTGATGGGCAACTGCGCCAAATCGAGCAATTCCTCGCGGTGCAAGTTGGTAACAGGCACTTCAGCGGTCGGCACCAACCACAAATCGTCGGACGGAATGTGATAGGCGTCTTCGCCGAACTTAGGTAACTGGCCGGTTCCAGTCATGCACTCGCTTCGCACCAGAAACGGCGGCAGAATTTCTTCGTAACCGTGATTCTGGGTGTGCGTATCGAGCATAAACGAAATTAATGCACGTTCCAAACGTGCGCCCGCGCCGCGCAAGGCGTAAAAGCGCGAACCGGAAATTTTGACGCCACGCTCGAATTCGATAATTTTCAGCGATTCGCCCAAATCGTAGTGCGCCCGCGGCTCAAAATCGAACTGTTTGGGCGTTCCCCAACGCGCGACTTCGACGTTGTCGTCTTCCGAAGTGCCGATTGGCGAATCTTCGGCGTGAATGTTGGGAATTTCCAGCAGAAGGTCGCGCAATTCCTCTTCAACAATGCGACTGCGCTCGTCCGCTTGGGAAATCTGGTCGCCCAGAGCGCGCGTCTTCGCGATAAGTTCCGTCGCGTCGCCGCCGTCTTTCTTCAAGCGCGCAACGGTTTGCGAATCGGCGTTGCGCTGCTTTTTCAATTCTTCGCTTTGCAGCAAAAGGGTGCGGCGCTCTTCGTCAAGCGCAATGGCGCGGTCAATGAGAGAGTCGGCGTCGGTGACTTTTTTATGCGCCAGACACCCTTTCACAAGGTCGGTGTTGGCGCGGAGAAATTTAATGTCGTGCATGAAGAGAAGATTTTAACGAGTACGGTCGAAAGCGACCGTACTTTCTCAGATTCGCTTGACCGGACGCGGTTCAAGGAGTTTATTTTTGGCGTCTTCCTTCGATTGCCGCGCGCGCAGCGACGACGCGATTAAATTCGTCATCATCAGGCGCATTTCGGGGTCTTCGATTTTCGCAGCGAGTTCGGCGGCGTGCTGTGCGGCTCCATCGTTGGGGTCAACGCGGGCATTGCGTGGAAGCGGCGGCGCGTCGGGAAAAGAAGGGTCTTCCCAATTCGGCTTGAGCGCGCCCACTTTAATTCCACGCGGCGGCGTGACGGTGCAACGAATGCGCTGCACCAGATTCTGTCGGAGACGACCGTTTAATCGGGCAACAATGCGCGCTTCCTGAAAATGCAGTTCCTGTGTCCACTGCGGCGAACGCGCTCGAACGTATAAAACACCGTTTTTGAATTTGATAGCAAGCGTATGGCGGGCGATAGTTTCGCCGACGACTTCGGGCCAGATTTCCACCGACATCTGTTCCAAGACTTTGCCACGCCAACCGCGCGCGTCCAAAACCCCATTGACGATATGCGCCACGCTGTCCATGCCCAAAGTTATCCATAGCCTGACACGGAAAAGCGGTGTGATTTTGGTGAAATCACGCGCATATGCCGAACTATTTTCTCGAAAACCGACTTATCCCCAAACTTACGCAAAAGTTATCCCCACCCATGGATAAGTGTAGGGATAACTAAAAAACGCGCAGCTGTTAATAAATGCTTAACCGTTTTCGACGCGCCCGTTTTCCACCCGCAGATGCTGCGACGCAAGCCCTTCAACATCCGCCGCATCCGTGGTGGTCAGGACGCTTTGCGTGAAATGCTGGGTTTCGCGCAAGAGGTTTTCACGTCGTGTTGCATCGAGTTCGGAAAGGGCATCGTCGAGCAGCAGAATCGGCGATTCGCCCGTTGTTGTCGCCACCCAACGCGCAAGGGCAATTTTCAACGCCAGAACACCGAGCCGCTGTTGTCCTTGCGAACCGAAACGCCGCAGGTCGGTTCTATCGAGGCGAAATACCAAATCATCACGGTGTGGGCCGACCAAACTGGTGCCGCGCCGCATATCGTCATTGTGGCTCTTTTCCAAAGCGAGGGAAAACATCGCTGTCCAGTTGTTTTCACCCGCATCTGCGCCGATTCCCGGCATGTAATCGACCGAAAACTCGGAATCGCGCCCGCTGAGGCTGCGGTGAACTTCAGCCAAGACCGGCTGCAACTCTTCCAGGAACTGCGCGCGTTGCGCCAGCACGCGCGAACCGTAGCCAATGAGCTGCTTATTCCACTCGGGCAGCGTTCCCAAGCCTTCCTGCGCGTTGCCAACGGGCGCGCGTCCTTTCCAACGCGCTTCAGCGAGGCTTTTTAGCAAGGCGTTTCGTTGCTGCAACGCGCGGCGATAACGCGCCGCATCTGCGAAGTGCGCCGGGCGGCTTTTGCCCAATTCCAAGTTCAAAAAACGACGGCGCTCGCCGGGTTCGCCGGTAATCAACACCAAATCGTGCGGAAAAAACGCAACAACTTGCAACTGCCCAAGCCACGCTTCGAGTTGCGATTGAGGAACGCCGCCGGCGCGCATTTCTTTCGCGAGCGAATTGCCTTCGATGCGCCAGCCGAATTCGAGATGGCGAATATCATCGGGCCGAAGTCCGAGTTCGATGTCAGCGCCAAGTCGGGCTTCACGTTCGTTCCAGAAAATCAGTTCGCGGTCGCGCTCAACGAGTGGGCTTTTCGTCGTTGCCAGAACGCACAGCGCTTCGAGCAAATTGGTTTTGCCCTGACCGTTATCGCCGGTGAGAGCAACAAGGCCGGGCGAAAGCGCGACTTCCTGTGCGCGGTAATTACGAAAATTGCGAAGCCGCAAAGCCCGAACGATCATGGCGAAGAGTGCGTGAAAAGTACAAACAAAAGCGTTTTCGGGGCAAACAAAAATTATCCGCCCTTCGCTTCGCGTGGGCACCCGAATTCGACCGTACTTTGTTCTGGGTGCGTCGTCTTTAGACTTGCATCGGCATCACGACATAGAGAAATTCGTTGCTTTCGTTGACGCCATTGCCCGGACGCAAAAGTCCCGGATTGAGTGCGCCCGAAAGTTCGAGCGTCGCTTCATCGCCACCGACAATTCCCATGACTTCCATGAGATATTTGGCGTTGAACGCGATTTTAATATCGCCGCCGTCCATGCGAATCGGCACTTCTTCAAAGGCTTTGCCGACGTCTTGGCTTTCTGCCGTAAGCTGCATAACGTCGCCCTTGGTTTCCAGAATCGCCTTCTGCGAATTGCTGTTGGCAACGATGTCCACGCGACGAACGGCGTTGAGAAACTCATCGCGGTCAAAGGTGATTTTGCGCTCGGAATTCTTGGGGATAACTTTCTCGTAGTTGGGGAACTGGCCGTCGAGCATACGAGAAACGAGCGTGACGTCGCCGGTTGTGAACTGAACCTGCGAGTTGCCAAAGCGGATTGTGACTTCTTCGTCGGCGGTGTCTTTCAAAACGCGTTCGAGTTCGGCCAAAGGCTTAGCGGGAATGATCGCTGAAACCGGATTTTCTACCGGATGAGCCAGCGTGCTCTGTTTTTTCGCCAATCGGTGCGTGTCGGTGGCGACGAGCGTGAGCAAATCGCCGCGTGCTTCAAACAAAACGCCCATCAAAATCGAACGACTTTCTTCTTTGCTGGCAGCGAACGTCGTCATGCGCAGCATTTCTTTGAGCTGGCTCTGGGGAACGCGCAATTCGTGGCCGTCTTTGACTTCGGGCGTCACCGGAAAATCTTCGGCTGGCAGCGAAAGAATTGTGTAATCGCTTTTGCCCGAACGGACGGTGACTTTGCCGTCTTGAGCTTCAAGCGTGACGGGTGCGTCGGGTAATTTCGCCACGATGTCGCTGAGAACGCGTGCCGGAACCGCCACTTCGCCGTTTTCGTGAACAGTAGCTGGAATGACGCTGCGAATGGCAGTGTCGAGGTCGGTTGCGGTCAATTGCAAGCGGTCGTCCTGGGTTTGCAGCAACACGTTAGACAAGATCGGCAGGGTGTTACGGCTCGATACAGCGCGGGAAGCAATTCCCACCGCCGCCGCCAGATAAGAACGCTCACAAGTGATTTTCATTTCGACCCTCAAAACAGAATTAGCTCGTCTATTTTACCCCGAAGCGCCACGGAAATGTACGGTCGATTTCGACCGTACTGCTTACCATTCGCTGCATGTCACGAGATAACCGCACGACGCAGAAGTACAAAACAGCTTGCATTTGCGGCCTTCCAAAGCGCTGCCACAATTCGGACACACCAAACCAATGCGCGCCTCGTCTCGAAAATTTTCTGTTGCAAAAAATTCTTCTCCAGAAAGCGCAGATGCGCCCTCTTTGGCGTCGGAAAGCGGTACGGATTTGTACACCGGTGTCGTTTCCGCTGAGAGGTTGTCCAACGGTTGTGAAACCTGTGTGCTGTCTGTTGAATGAAAGAGTGTTTCGGTTGTTTTTGGAGAGTTATCCATGAGCCCTGAAAAAGAGTGTCGATGTGGTACAGAATATATTTATATAAGTACTTATTATTATTAGGGGTGTGGATAAGTGGATAACTCGGCGAAAAGTCCAAAGGCGCCTACAGCCACAAGGCGCCACGCCGAAAAAAGTTATCCCCACCCCTGTGGATAAGTACAGGCAGTTTTCCCCGTTATCCCTACCCCCTCAAAGTTTTGCGGAGTTATCAATAAGTTTCCCTAGAGTTATGCACACCCCTCAGGGATAACTTTCTGTACCCAAAAGTACACCGATTGACGGTTGTACTTTCGCGTACTTCGCGCCCGTGTTTTCGTCGGAAAATCGCGCTTTGGGTGTACTTTTAGAGGTGTACTTTCGCGTACCGCGCGGTACGCGAAAGTACACCGAGAATTTGTACTTTCAGCTGCATAGACTTGTATGTGAAAGAAACGATATTTACGAAAATCTCCCTCCGATTGTTAGGGCAAAATCCGACTTTCTGGCCGTTCGTCTCCCGACGAAACTCTTCCGGCTACACTGCGCTTTCAATTTCATAACAAAAGGAAAAAAATGAATTCTCGACAGTTAATTGGCGGCGGATTGCTCGCTCTGGGCGCTTTTGCCGCTCAAAATACGGCAGCGCACGCCCAACGCACCGGCTTAATTCCGGTTCGCGCCAAGATCGGCGTCAATTTGCCGCGCAGTTCAGCCACGAAAAACTTCGCGGGCAACGTAGGCTACGGCGCTGAAGCCGATATTGCACTGCCGCGTTTATTTGGCGCTGGCCGCACGTTCGTTTCGGCAGGCTACTTTCAGAACAGCAACAACGGCAACAAGCTGCGGATGATTCCCGTGACAGTTGGGCGCTACTTTGCGCCGCCGAATCCGGTTGGCGCTGTTACCGGCAATGTGTATTTCGGCGCGGGTCTTGGCCCTTACTTCTTGCGCGCTTCCAGCGGCGGCGCCAGCACCAGCAAAACGACGCTCGGTGGCTTTGCAACGGCGGGCTACCAGTTCCCGAACCCGTATTTCATCGAAGCGAAATATCACCTCGTTGGAAAAGTTGGCGGTCTTAACCCGAGCAGCCTCATTATCATGGGCGGACGCCACTTCTAAACGCAAAAAGAGTACGGTCGAAATCGACCGTACTCTTTTTTGTATCTGTATTTAGGCGCGGGCGTGGGCTTTGGAGCGAATTTCCGAGACGGCCGTTTTTAGCTGCGCGTCTTTTTTGACTTCACCTTTAATCTTCTCGTAAGAATGAATCACGGTCGTGTAGTCGCGGCCAAAGGCACGGCCAATATCGGGATACGACATCTGGCCCATTTCGCGCGCGAGGAACATCGCCACTTGACGCGGCAAAACGATTTCCTTGTTGCGCTTTTTGCCGAGAATATCTTTGGTGGACGTGTCGAAATACTCGGCCACCACGTCGATAATCGTATCAACCTCGATTTTTACCGGCTCGGCTTCGGCAGTCGAGTAGTGACGCACCGTTTCCGCAGCCAAATCGAGGTTAATCTTGCGGCCATCGAGCGACGACATCGCCAGAAGGCGCGTCAGGCTTCCTTCGAGGCTCCGAATGTTGGAGCGAATCTTCTCGGCGAGGAACTGCAAAACCGCCGGATCGACCGAAACGCCTTCGTCTTGGGCGCGCTTTTGCAAAATCGCAATGCGGTGTTCCAAATCGGGCGGCTCAACATAAGTGATGAGGCCCCATTCAAAGCGTGAAATCAGCCGGCTTTCGGTTAATTCCAGATCTTTCGGTGGCTTGTCCGAGCAAATCACAATTTGCTTGCCCTGATCGTAGAGCGTGTTGAAGATATGGAAAAACTCGACTTCGGTGCGCTCTGCGTTGCAGATGTACTGAATATCGTCCACAAGCCAGATATCGA is a genomic window containing:
- a CDS encoding DUF1385 domain-containing protein, with product MPFVRAGQLCRDTPVARADDSLGLVAENLRESQYSAIPVVEGELGLDGKIGNTSRVIGIVFERDLSSVVLPAVAAQQVASARPVAVSPFDNSPSTVESDRTLSADARGVSELRARDVMRIDNGFVPSLFSLPNVLLTLDRYDCDALPVIDESGNYRGMISRSDAVAALGGAVRPPSVGGMATPLGVWLTTGHVSAGAPPLGLVLSGFSMFAFLFSAHLVMLFLLTAIRPEWGAMFYSGRIGMASDNSNTFNLLVTGAEGLLFLLFMRLSPIAGTHAAEHQTVHAIERGVELTPENVCRMPRAHPRCGTNLVALSGLIQIVFRHLPDNSPAAILFALLFIYFFWRSFGEALQIYFTTKPASPKQLESGIRAGKAIIEKYQSEPHLQIGFGARLWNSGMGLAAVGLISAFWLFSSLETWAARWILG
- the serS gene encoding serine--tRNA ligase, translating into MHDIKFLRANTDLVKGCLAHKKVTDADSLIDRAIALDEERRTLLLQSEELKKQRNADSQTVARLKKDGGDATELIAKTRALGDQISQADERSRIVEEELRDLLLEIPNIHAEDSPIGTSEDDNVEVARWGTPKQFDFEPRAHYDLGESLKIIEFERGVKISGSRFYALRGAGARLERALISFMLDTHTQNHGYEEILPPFLVRSECMTGTGQLPKFGEDAYHIPSDDLWLVPTAEVPVTNLHREELLDLAQLPIKYAAYSACFRREAGAAGRDTRGVLRVHQFNKVELVKFTTPENSYAELDKLRRDAETILELLELPYRTVELCTGDLTFASSKTFDVEVWLPSQNTYREISSCSNFEAFQARRASIRYRTAGENGKPGKPDFVHTLNGSGLAVGRTFAAILENYQNADGTITVPTVLRPYLGGLEVIS
- a CDS encoding DUF721 domain-containing protein, translating into MDSVAHIVNGVLDARGWRGKVLEQMSVEIWPEVVGETIARHTLAIKFKNGVLYVRARSPQWTQELHFQEARIVARLNGRLRQNLVQRIRCTVTPPRGIKVGALKPNWEDPSFPDAPPLPRNARVDPNDGAAQHAAELAAKIEDPEMRLMMTNLIASSLRARQSKEDAKNKLLEPRPVKRI
- the recF gene encoding DNA replication/repair protein RecF: MIVRALRLRNFRNYRAQEVALSPGLVALTGDNGQGKTNLLEALCVLATTKSPLVERDRELIFWNEREARLGADIELGLRPDDIRHLEFGWRIEGNSLAKEMRAGGVPQSQLEAWLGQLQVVAFFPHDLVLITGEPGERRRFLNLELGKSRPAHFADAARYRRALQQRNALLKSLAEARWKGRAPVGNAQEGLGTLPEWNKQLIGYGSRVLAQRAQFLEELQPVLAEVHRSLSGRDSEFSVDYMPGIGADAGENNWTAMFSLALEKSHNDDMRRGTSLVGPHRDDLVFRLDRTDLRRFGSQGQQRLGVLALKIALARWVATTTGESPILLLDDALSELDATRRENLLRETQHFTQSVLTTTDAADVEGLASQHLRVENGRVENG
- the dnaN gene encoding DNA polymerase III subunit beta, producing the protein MKITCERSYLAAAVGIASRAVSSRNTLPILSNVLLQTQDDRLQLTATDLDTAIRSVIPATVHENGEVAVPARVLSDIVAKLPDAPVTLEAQDGKVTVRSGKSDYTILSLPAEDFPVTPEVKDGHELRVPQSQLKEMLRMTTFAASKEESRSILMGVLFEARGDLLTLVATDTHRLAKKQSTLAHPVENPVSAIIPAKPLAELERVLKDTADEEVTIRFGNSQVQFTTGDVTLVSRMLDGQFPNYEKVIPKNSERKITFDRDEFLNAVRRVDIVANSNSQKAILETKGDVMQLTAESQDVGKAFEEVPIRMDGGDIKIAFNAKYLMEVMGIVGGDEATLELSGALNPGLLRPGNGVNESNEFLYVVMPMQV